From the genome of Deferribacteraceae bacterium V6Fe1:
GCAAAAATTGCTCATATAGATATTGACCCTGCTTCAATAAGTAAGATTGTGGATATAGATATACCGGTAGTTGGTGATTGTAAAAAAGTCTTGAAGCAGATGGAAGAGTATCTTGATAAGTTTAACTGGGAGAAGAATGCCGAAAGCAGAAAAGGGTGGTTGAAAAAGATAAGAGCGTGGAATAGCGAAAGACCGTTTAGTTATAAAAAATCTGATAAAGTGATAAAACCTCAATTTGTAGTTGAGGAGATATGCAGGCTTACTGACGGAGAGGCAATAATTGCGACGGAAGTAGGACAAAATCAGATGTGGGCTGGACAGTTTTATAAATTTAAGCACCCCAGACAGTTTATAAGCTCAGGGGGGCTTGGTACGATGGGGTTTGGTTTTCCTGCTGCAATCGGGGCTAAACTTGGCAGACCTGATAAACACGTTTTTGACATTGCCGGTGATGGGAGCTTCTTGATGAATATGCAGGAGATTTGCACTGCCGTCCAATACAGAGTAGGGGTAAAGGTTGCCATACTTAATAATAAGTTTTTAGGGATGATTAGACAGTGGCAGCACCTATTTTACAATAAAAGGTATTCTTATTCATGTCTTGAATGCCAGCCTGACTTTGTCAAGCTTGCAGATGCATACGGGTGTGTTGGTCTGATAGCTGAAAAACCGTCAGAAGTAGCCGATGTCATTGCCGAGTCTCTAAAGATTGAAGATAAACCTGTCTTGATGGACTTTAGAGTGGATAGAGAAGAAAACGTATATCCTATGGTGCCTGCAGGTGCAGCACTCAATGAAATGATATACGGGGAGTAGTATTATGAGACATATTATTTCCGTTTTAGTTGAAAATAATTTTGGGGTTTTGTCGAGGGTAGCAGGGCTTTTTAGTGGAAGAGGTTACAATATAGAAAGTCTTTCTGTAGGCGTTACTGACGACCCAAAGTTTTCGGTAATGACAATAGTTACGCATGGTGATGACAAGATTGTTGAGCAAATAATCAAGCAGTTAAGAAAATTGATTAATACAATAAGAGTCAGAGATGTAACCCAAATGGACCATATTGAAAGGGAGATGATGCTTGTAAAAGTCCATGCTTCTCCTAAATATAGGGCGGAAATATTTGGAATAGTAAATACTTTTAGGGGTAAGATTGTAGATTTGACTACCGAGTCCATGGTTATAGAAATTACCGGCACTAAAGATAAAAATAAAGCTTTTTTGGATGTTTTGGAAGTATATGGTATTATTGAGGTGGTAAGGACAGGTAGCGTAGCAATAGCAAGAGGTAGCAAGGCTACTACTGATTTTACAAAACAAGATTTAAAACACTAGGAGGAATAAATGAAGGTTTATTACGAAAAAGATGCAAATTTGGAACTTATTAAAACGAAAAAGGTCGCTATAGTCGGTTATGGAAGCCAGGGGTACGGACACTCAAACAACTTGAAAGATAGTGGCGTTGATGTAGTCGTAGCTCTTAGAAAAGGGAGCCCGTCTTGGTCAAAAGTAGAAAAAGCGGGGCTTAAGCCAATGGAGGTTTCTGAAGCGGCGAAATGGGCTGATGTCATAATGATTTTGGCTCCTGATGAGTCACAAGGAGATATTTATAGAGAATATATAGCACCAAATCTTAAGGAAGGTGACTATCTTGCTTTTGCGCATGGTTTTAATATCCATTTTAATCAAATTGTTCCACCTGAAAACGTTAACGTGGTTATGATTGCACCTAAAGGGCCTGGGCATTTGGTAAGAGCAGAATATGAAAAAGGTGGCGGAGTTCCATGTTTGATTGCCGTTCATCAAGATTACACAGGTGATTCAAGAGAGTTGGCTCTTTCTTATGCTGCTGCAATTGGCGGTGCAAGAGCCGGAGTCCTTGAAACAACTTTCAAGGAGGAAACTGAAACAGACCTTTTTGGAGAGCAGGCTGTGCTTTGCGGAGGACTTACTCAGCTTATAAAGTATGGTTTTGAAACTCTTGTTGAAGCTGGATATGCGCCTGAAATGGCATATTTTGAGTGTTTGCATGAAGTAAAGTTAATAGTTGACCTGCTTTATGAAGGTGGGATTTCAAATATGAGATATTCTATCAGTAATACTGCTCAATATGGCGATATTACGAGAGGCCCAAGAGTTGTAGATCCGCAGGTCAAAGAAAATATGAGAGAAGTATTGTATGAAATACAGACAGGACAGTTTGCAAAAGAGTGGATGCTTGAAAATAAAGCTGGCAGACCTACATTTAATGCACTTACCAAAATGGATGAAGAACATATGATAGAGCAAGTTGGCCAAAATTTAAGATCTATGATGAGCTGGCTTGGTAAGAGTAAAATAGTAGACAAATCTAAAAATTAATCTAATCATGGGAGGGTTATCCTCCCTTCTCTTTTTTAAGAAAAGTGTTAAGTTAGTTTGATTATTCTAATAAGTTAGCAGTGTTAGTTAAAATGCTCTTGCTTTTTTTTTTATACTTGTTAAATTACTAGAAAAATAATGGGAGTCGAATTTGATAGCGAAAGAAGGTTTTCCTTTTATTGTAACTGCGGCAATTTTATTTGTCGTTTTTTTGGTTTTTCCAAAATGGCTTTTGGTAGTTTTAAGTTTAACTTGTGTTGTTTTCTTTTTAATATTTTTCAGAGACCCGGAAAGAACTGTTCCCCCTTTTGAAAACATTGCGGTTTCTGCTGCAGATGGAAAGGTCGTGGAAATAAAGGATGAAGAGTTAGATGGGGTTTCATATAAAAAAGTAAGTGTATTTATGAATGTCTTTAATGTCCATGTAAACCGTATGCCTGTTACCGGCACAGTTGTTAAGGTTGAGCATAGACCCGGAAAATTTTTGGCGGCAGATAAGCCTGAAAGCTCTATGGAAAATGAACAAAATCTTATCTATGTGGACTCAAAATACGGTAAAATGATATTTAAACAGGTTGCTGGTCTTGTAGCCAGAAGGACAGTTTGCTATGCGAAGGAAAATGAGTTGTTGCAAATAGGCGATAGGTTAGGTATAATAAAATTCTCGTCAAGAGTTGATCATTATTTTCCGGCGGATACATTTATAGCGGTAAGCCTTAATGACCATGTTAAAGCCGGGGAAACTGTGATTGCAAGATTTGAAGGTGTTAAAGAAGGAGAAGATAGTTGATAGAAAAAAAATGTATTTTGCCGAATTTCTTAACTGTAATGAGTATGTTTTGTGGATTTTATTCCATCGTATCATCAATACAGGGTAATTATGTGGCGGCAGCATATGCAATATTGGTTGCGTTTGTTTTTGACGGGTTGGATGGCAAGGTTGCAAGAGCTCTTAATGCTACGAGCAAATTTGGCGTGCAGCTTGATTCTTTAAGTGATTTGGTATCGTTTGGAGTAGCTCCGGCTGTTTTGATATATATGTGGCTTTTAATCCCTTACGGGAGACTTGGATGGATGGCTGCTTTTCTTTTTGTGGCGTGTGGTGCTTTAAGGCTTGCAAGATTCAATGTGCAGGCAGGGAAGATTGATTCCACTTTTTTTGTGGGCTTACCGATTCCGTCAGCTGCAGGAATAATAGCCACAAGTGTCCTTTTTGTTAAAGATGTGTTTGGCAATCCGACAGACTTTTCCATACCTGTTACTTATGTCTTTATGATATATCTTTTGGCATTTTTAATGGTTAGTTCACTTCCATATTATAGTTTTAAAAAGGTTGAGGGTATTTCTAAGAGGCCCTTTAATATAATGGTTCTTTTCGTGTTGTTTATATTCATAATAGGGATGTATCCTGAAGTATTTCTCTTTCTGTTTTTTGTCGGTTATATTTTTTCAGGTCTACTACTTGGTCTACTACGTTATAAGAAGAAGATCCCGATGGAGGACAGTATAGAGGAGATTTAACTCTCTATACCGCAAAGGCGAATATAAAGCCCTACCCTCCAACGGGGGTAGGGCTTTTTTTGTATAGTTTAAAATAAAGGAGGAAGTCGATGAGAAAAATTGTAGTATTTGACACCACATTAAGGGATGGGGAACAAGCGCCCGGTTTTAGTATGAACATTGATGAGAAGATTAAAATGGCCTTGCAGCTTGAACGTTTGGGGGTAGACGTTATTGAAGCCGGTTTTCCTATCTCTTCACCCGGTGATTTTGAAGCGGTCAAAAAGGTCGCGGAAACTGTAAAAAAACCGGCAGTCGCAGGTCTTTGCAGAGCTAATAAAAAAGATATTGAAGTTGGTTATGAGGCACTTAAAAATGCTTTTAGACCAAGAATCCACACATTTATTGCCACGTCTGATATACATATGCAGTATAAGCTTAAAAAATCCCCTGAAGAAGTGTTGGAAACAGCTATTGAAGCGGTAAAATATGCAAGAAATCTTTGTGAAGACGTGGAATTTAGCGCTGAAGATGCCACAAGGACTAATCTTGATTTTTTATGCAAGGTTGTTGAGGAGGTCATAAAGGCAGGGGCTAAAACAGTCAATATCCCAGATACTGTGGGTTACACCGTTCCAATGGAGTTTGAAAAGATTATTTCAACAATTATGAACAAGGTTCCAAATGTTGACAAGGCAGCGATAAGTGTGCACTGCCATAATGATCTTGGGCTTGCGGTTGCTAATTCTTTGGCAGCTATAAAAGCTGGTGCTTCGCAGGTGGAATGCACTATTAATGGAATAGGTGAGAGAGCTGGAAATGCCTCACTTGAAGAAGTTATAATGGCAATGTATGTAAGGCGCGATATTTTCAATGATGTAGAAAATGGGATTAATACTCATGAAATCTACAAAACGAGCAGACTTTTGACTTCTATTACTGGTGTGGAAGTACAGCCAAACAAGGCAATTATCGGTAAAAATGCTTTTGCTCACGAAGCCGGGATACATCAGGATGGTGTTTTAAAAGAGAGAACAACTTATGAAATAATGACACCTGAAAGTGTTGGTTTTCCGTCTAACAAACTTGTTCTTGGGAAACATTCCGGAAGGCATGCTCTTTTAAAAAGAATTCAAGATTTGGGTTATGATATAGAAGGGGTAGATATCGAGAAAGTGTATAATAAATTTAAGGTATTGGCTGACAAAAAGAAAGAGGTCTATGACGAAGATATTGAAATAATCATTGAAAATCAAACTAGTAGTGCCAAAGAGGCTTTTTCTCTTGAATATATAAATATTGTTAGTGGTAATACCGCTGTGCCAACTGCAACAGTGCAGCTTATGGATGCTAAAGGTAATATCAGTATGGATGCCTCAACAGGTGATGGCCCGGTAGATGCAAGCTTTAAGGCTATTGAGAGGATAGCAGGAATTCAAGGCAGGCTTAAAAAGTATAGAATAAATGCAGTAACAGCTGGAAAAGATGCTCAAGGGGAAGTGGTAGTGAGTGTGGTTTTTGAAGATTCAGGTGTAGAGGTTACCGGACGTGGATATTCCACAGACGTTGTTGAGGCAAGTGCAAAAGCTTATTTAAATGCTTTAAACAGATATTTAAATAGAAAAAATTTTGGTAAAAAAGAAGTTAGTGAAACAATATAGAGTATGCCGGTTTTCCGGCATACTTTTTTTAAAATTTGTATCCTAAAATAATACCTGAGAATATTTTTGACTCTTCGTAAAAACCTATGTTTGAATATTTTTCAGAGTATCCTGCAGTTAGAGTAAGGTAAGTTTTTTCAAACCCTAAAGGGTCGTCAAAATTGCAAATAAGCATAAGGTTATATGAATTCTCACTACGTTTTTTCCCGAAAATAGGTTCATTGTCTTGATAATATTTTTTATTAAGATTTATTTTAAATATTAGTTTAAGGTTTCTTTTGAAATAAAGGGATGAAAAACCCGCACCGTATCCATAATAGCTATTGCTTTCACCTTTTGCTTTTGAAGCGTTGAAAGATGCTTCAGGGATAAACAATAAGCCTCTGATTTTTGTTTTAATGTTATAACCTACAATGAAGTCTTTAAAAATAGCATCCCTTTTTAGAATGCTGTAATTGACATCATCTTTTCTGACATCCATATATTTTAAATTATATTTAATTAAAAAGTTTGAATTCATTACTTTATTGAGTTCAAAATTAAGACCATAAGTGTAAATATCTGTTTCTTCTCTCTTACTGTTTAATTGGTATGGGTTTTTCCACCCTTTTTTAAAAGGGTCAATAAATATTTGAGCTTTTAAATCACCGTAATTTTCCATTTTCTTTTTACCGGAAATAAAAAGTCCGCGAGCATCACCGGAATAGCCTATACCTCCGGAGATAGATGAATCGCCGTATCTTTTTGAGATGTTAAGCTCACCTATGGGTATTGTATCATTATTGTATGACCCGGGTTTATCGTATTTGCTCAAATAATCATTACCGCTTGTTTCAAAATTGCTTTTTGTGGCAGTAAATATGGAGCCTATACCTATTTTCGTTTCGGCATAGAGATTATTGATTGCAAAAATTAATAAGACTATTAGAAAACGTGTCATTAAACACCTCAGTTAAATTTTTATTGAAAGCCAGGGTTCTCTTAGCAACTGCCTAATCAATATATGTATTTTTTTGCATTGCGTAAAGGTTATATTTTTAAGCGTTTTTTACTGAATAAAAAGAAAGTTTTATAGATATTTCCCTTGACAGCAAATGTTGTATATGTGTATTATTTGTCATATAATGTCATTTATTGGTATGGAATGTTATGAAAATTTTAGGAAGTTTCAAAGGCAAAAGTTTGCACACCATCAACGAAACAGGCCGCGTCAGTATTCCGTCAAAATTTAGAGATATCCTTAAATCAAAATATAACGAAGAATCATTGATCTTAGTTTCACTTGGTAGTCACATTGTAGCTTATCCGGTATATGAGTGGGCAAAGCTTGAGGAAGCGTGGGAAAAGGAGCCGCCAAGTGATCCAAAAGTAAAAAAATTTATAAAGTATCTGTATTCTACTGCTGAAGACTGCTCCATCGACCGACAGGGTAGGATATTGATACCGAATATCTTGAGAGAAAAGACAGGTTTGGCTTCTGAATGCGTGATAGTAGGTGTAAGAAATAAAATAGAGATATGGCCTAAAGATAAATGGGATGCAGAGTTTGAACATATTGATGTGGAGGATATGTTCAATACGATTTCTGAACAGTTTCCTGAGATAAATTTGTAGCAGGTGATAAATGCATAAACCTGTGATGTCTAAAGAGTTGATAGAATACTTAAAACCGGTAAAAGGTGGCGTATATGTTGATTGCACCGGCGGTGGTGGCGGACATGCTAAGCTGGTTTTGGAAAAGATAGGTGAGTCGGGAAAGCTTATAATCTTAGACAGAGACCAAGATGCCATAGAGAGATTAAAGGAGAAGTTTAATTTGCCTAATGTTATGGTAGTAAATGAGAATTTTTCGAATATTTCAAGTGTGCTGTCAGGATTAGGCATTCAGGCTGTTGACGGTTTATATGCGGACTTTGGGACTTCAAGCTTTCAGTTAAATGATCCCCAGAGGGGTTTTTCTTTTTTAAGGTCAGGCCCGTTAGATATGAGGATGGATAAAAATCTCGAAATAGATGCCTATACCGTAGTGAATAACTATCCTGAGGAAACAATTGCAAATATTCTTAAAAAATATGGAGAAGAACAATTTGCTAAGCGCATTGCGGGAAAAATAATTCAAAAAAGGGCTATTGAAAAAATATCTACAACTAAAGAGCTTGCAGACATAATTTTTGACGCCGTACCTAAAAAATTTCATAAACCTGGTGTTCATCCGGCAACAAAATCTTTTCAAGCATTGAGAATATTTGTAAATAAAGAGCTTGAGTCTATAGAATCATTGTTAAAATCACTTGAAAAAATTATAAAAAAGTCAGGGCGTGTAGTTTTTATTTCTTTTCATTCTCTTGAAGACAGGCTTGTTAAAGATATGCTTAATTATTATGCTAAAGATTGTATTTGTGAGATAAAAACACCTATATGTAATTGTGGCAAAATTAAGACTTTTAAAATACTAACCAAGAAACCGGTTACTCCATCCGAAAGCGAGATAAATGATAATAAGCTAAGCAGAAGTGCAAAGCTTAGGGCTGCGGAGAAAATTGTATGAAAGCTTTAATTGCCAGTATTAAATTATTTGAAGTTAATATCAATAAAGCCTTTTTTCTTAAGATTTTTTTACTTGCAATTATCATAATAGCAATTATTTCTGTCAAAATTTCATGTATCAAGACCGGATACCAGATCAGCAGGATTACAGACGAACTTCAAAAGGTCAGAATTAAGTATGAATCTTTAAGGAAAATTGAGTACAAGTATACAAATACTGGGTTGCTTACGGAAAAAAGTGAAAGTTTGGGGATGCGTCACATAAACCTGGAGCATACTTTTTATGTTAAATGATTATTTTAAGGCAACATTTATTGCCGGAGCATTGACAGTTTGTCTTATTATAATTTTGGGCAGGCTTCTTTACTTGCAAGTGTATAAACAGAGCTTTTACGAAAACTTTTCAAAAAAGCAATCTACTGCTGTTATTACACTTGATAGGAATAGAGGGGTAATATATGACAGAAATGGTAAAGTGTTAGCTCAAAATGTGTATAATGCCTCGGTTTATGTGGATGCTTCCAAATTAGATAATCCAAGAAATTTTATCTATGTGTTGAAGGTTAATGGAATCGAATTGTCAAAAAGGACTAAGGAAAAAATATTCAAAAAAGACAGATTTGTTTGGATAGCAAGAGGGATGGATGTAGAAAAGGCTAAAAAATTGACGCGTTTGGATGACAATTTGCAAGTAATTTTGCAGGAGCACAGATTTTATCCTGAAGGGGATATAGTCTCTAAAACCGTTGGATTTACAGGTATAGATAATCAAGGATTGGAAGGGGTGGAAACGTTTTTTGAATCTTCTCTTAAAGGGGAAAAGGTTAATGTTTCAGTTTTGAAAGACAGTAGAGGGAAAACACTTGTGTTTGAGGACAGAGCAGTAAAGACGAATCCTGAAAATAGTCTGTATTTATCCATAGATTCAAATTTGCAGAAGGTGGTTACTTCAATACTTTACAATGACTTGAAAGAGATTGGGGCAAAGTCTGTTTTTGCCGCTGCTATGGATGTAAATACTGGAGAAATAATTTTTTCTTCATCTGTACCAACATACGATTCCAATGAATTTGATAAATACGAAAAAACATTATGGAAAGACCCGCTCTTCTATTATCTTTTTGAACCGGGATCAATATTTAAGGCTGTTACTTTCTCAGTGCTTGCCGAGGAAAATCTTATTAAGAGGGATGAAAAAGTTTATTGTGAAAACGGTAAATACCCTTATGCAGGTCATATATTTAATGATGTGCATAAATTTGAACGCCTTACATATGAAGAGATATTTGCCAATTCAAGTAATATCGGTACAATCAAACTTACAGAAAAGATTAGCTCAGCACAGTTTTACAAATATCTCAAAAAATATGGTTTTGGAGAATTAACAGGCACAAAAGGGTTTGCTGAAGAATCAGGTTTTTTAAGAAATGTAAAAGATTGGTCAAAGCTTTCAAAACCATCAGTATCTATCGGACAAGAAATTCTCGTTACCCCTATACAGATGTTGAGATTTTATGGGGCATTAGCTAACGGTGGCTATGCTGTCAGACCTACTATTATAAAAGGTAAGACCGAAGAAAGAGAAAAAATTTTAAGTGCACAAACTGCGACCTTATTAAAAAAACTTCTGATTGCTGCAGTTGAAACGGGGACAGGCCAGAATGCCAAATCTGAATTAATTAAAATAGCCGGCAAAACAGGTACTGCTCAAAAATTTGATAAATCAACGAATAGTTATTCATATAGGGATTACAACGCAAGTTTTATAGGTTTTTTCCCTGTTGAAAAACCGAGATATGTAATGATTGTTACTTATGATTCACCGAGAAAATCAATTTATGGCGGAAGTACGGCTGCTTACACATTTAAAAAGATAGCCGAGCAAATGGCAATTCATTTCAGACTAAATATAAATAAAATGATGGTGGAAAATGAAAATAGAAAAGCTTCTTAAAGACATAAAAGTGTTGGAAATTTCTGACTCTGCTCTTTTAGAGAAAGAAGTAGAAGATATCTCATTTGATAATAGAGATATAAAGCCTAACTCAATTTTTGTGGCAATAAAAGGTGAAGCATTTGACACTCACTCGGTAATTAATGATGTTTATAGTTCGGGGGAAGTTGTCTGCGTATTAACAGAAAAGAAAGTTGACAATATCCCTTACATTTTGGTGGATGATTCAAAAAAAGCATTTAACAATATATGCTTAAATTATTTTAATATAGACCTTAATAAATTTGTGAAAATAGGGATTACCGGTACAAACGGCAAAACTACTACATCCTATTTGGTAGAGAGTATATTAAAGTCAAACGGAGCAAAAACTATAAGGCTTGGCACTGTAGAATATGATATTTGCGGCGAAAAATTAACAGCCAATAATACTACACCGGGGATGTACGAGATTTGCAGTATGATAGCAAAAGGGGTCAAAAAAGGTGCCGATGCTCTTGTCATGGAGATATCCTCACATGCGCTTAAACAAAATCGTATATTTGGGTTAAAATTTGATGTAGCAGTTTTTACAAATCTTTCAGGTGATCACCTTGATTACCATCTGAGCATGGACGATTATTACAATTCTAAAAAAATACTGTTTACGGATTTATATTCTGACAAGTGTGTCATTAATATTGAAGGGGAATACGGGTATAAGCTTTATAATGAAATTAATATTAAAAAGCTGTCATGCGCAGTTTCAAAAGATGCAAATCTTGTCCCGCGTGATGTGGACTATCATTTGGATGGGATAAACTGTAAACTAAAGAGTGGTTCTTTTGATTTGGATATAACTTCATGTCTTGTGGGCCAACATAATTTGGAAAATATACTTTGTGCTGTTGGTGCAGGATATATGTTAAATATTAATGGTGATGCTATTCGAAAAGGTATTGAAAGTCTAAAGAATGTTCCTGGCAGATTGGAAAAAATAGAAAGTAACGGAATTTATTATTTTGTGGATTATGCACATACCGATGATGCATTGTTAAATGTTTTAAGAGCCCTTAGTTTTTATAAAAAGAATAGAATTATCACTGTATTTGGTTGCGGTGGTGACAGGGACAAGACAAAAAGACCGAGAATGGCAAAAGCCGCGGAACAATATTCGGATAAGATAATTGTTACCAGCGATAATCCGAGAACTGAAGATCCTGAAAAAATTATTGAAGATATTTTACAGGGGTTTGAAGATAAAAAATGTGTGGTTGTTATCCCTGACAGAAGAAAAGCTATTCAATATACCACAACTATTGCTGAAGAAGGTGATATTGTGCTTGTGGCTGGTAAAGGGCATGAGGATTATCAGATAATAGGGAAAGAGAAAATTCACTTTGATGACAAAGAGGAAATTTTAAAGGCGATAAGTGAGAAATGAGACAATTTGAAATTGATAAATATTTGAAAAAATTTGAGTCGGCTGAAGTTAACGAATTTTTACCTTTTAAAGGTGTGTCAATAGACAGCAGGACTATAAAAAAAGGGGAAATATTTATCGGGCTTAAGGGTGAAAATTTTGATGGTAATCTTTTTGCAGAAAGGGCAGCTGCCAATGGTGCATCATTGTTGATATTGGATAATGAAGAGGTATTTAAAAAAATAAATTATCCTAAGGTGTTGGTAAAAAATAGTTTAATTGCACTGAAAGAGATAGGGGGATCATGTCTGTCCGAGTTTGGCGGAAAGCTTATTTGTATTACCGGAAGTGCCGGGAAAACAACTGCCAAAAAGATGGTAAGTGATGTTTTAAATTCCAAATATAAGGTTTTCACTGCATATAAAAATTATAATAATGAAATAGGTGTAGCCTTAAATGCGGCAAATCTTGATTTGGACGCTGAATATGCGGTTTTTGAAATCGGTACAAATAATCCTGGGGAGATTGAGCTTCTTGCAAAGTATCTTTCTCCTGATGTCAGTATAATTACAAATATCGGCAAATCTCATATTGGCCGCTTTAAAAGTATTGAAAATATAGCAAAAGAAAAGTTAACACTTTTGAATTATACCAAAAAAGTCAGTTATCTTTATGAAAACTGCCTAAATTTTATTGGGAATAGTGCCGACATTATTGTCAGTTACGGTATTTCGGAAAATAATTCTGCTGTTATTTCAGATATTTATAGAGAAGGGAATAAATTGAATTTTTCCATAAAATATAAAGATAAAAAGTATAACCTGCAACTTAACCACATATATCGTCACTTTGTTTATAATGCGACGGCAGCAGCTATTTTAGGACTGGATGAAGGGTTAGAGATAAGAGACATTCAATATGCACTTAAAAATTTTACTCCTGAAGAGCACAGGGGGAATGTTATTGAGACAGGCGTCCTGACAATAGTAGATGATACATATAATTGTTCATTTGAGTCTTTGGTTGAAGCGATAAAAAATTTTAGTGAGCTTAATAATGCCAAGAAATACGCAATAGTGGGTGAAATGGCGGAGATCGAAGGTTTTGAAGATGAATTTTATGAGAAAATTTACAATCTTGCCTGCTCACTCAAAGGTATACAATTTACCTTTTTTGGTGAAAAGTACAAAAAGTATGATGAAAATGGATATA
Proteins encoded in this window:
- the ilvN gene encoding acetolactate synthase small subunit, which translates into the protein MRHIISVLVENNFGVLSRVAGLFSGRGYNIESLSVGVTDDPKFSVMTIVTHGDDKIVEQIIKQLRKLINTIRVRDVTQMDHIEREMMLVKVHASPKYRAEIFGIVNTFRGKIVDLTTESMVIEITGTKDKNKAFLDVLEVYGIIEVVRTGSVAIARGSKATTDFTKQDLKH
- the ilvC gene encoding ketol-acid reductoisomerase, which codes for MKVYYEKDANLELIKTKKVAIVGYGSQGYGHSNNLKDSGVDVVVALRKGSPSWSKVEKAGLKPMEVSEAAKWADVIMILAPDESQGDIYREYIAPNLKEGDYLAFAHGFNIHFNQIVPPENVNVVMIAPKGPGHLVRAEYEKGGGVPCLIAVHQDYTGDSRELALSYAAAIGGARAGVLETTFKEETETDLFGEQAVLCGGLTQLIKYGFETLVEAGYAPEMAYFECLHEVKLIVDLLYEGGISNMRYSISNTAQYGDITRGPRVVDPQVKENMREVLYEIQTGQFAKEWMLENKAGRPTFNALTKMDEEHMIEQVGQNLRSMMSWLGKSKIVDKSKN
- a CDS encoding phosphatidylserine decarboxylase family protein, with the translated sequence MIAKEGFPFIVTAAILFVVFLVFPKWLLVVLSLTCVVFFLIFFRDPERTVPPFENIAVSAADGKVVEIKDEELDGVSYKKVSVFMNVFNVHVNRMPVTGTVVKVEHRPGKFLAADKPESSMENEQNLIYVDSKYGKMIFKQVAGLVARRTVCYAKENELLQIGDRLGIIKFSSRVDHYFPADTFIAVSLNDHVKAGETVIARFEGVKEGEDS
- the pssA gene encoding CDP-diacylglycerol--serine O-phosphatidyltransferase; its protein translation is MIEKKCILPNFLTVMSMFCGFYSIVSSIQGNYVAAAYAILVAFVFDGLDGKVARALNATSKFGVQLDSLSDLVSFGVAPAVLIYMWLLIPYGRLGWMAAFLFVACGALRLARFNVQAGKIDSTFFVGLPIPSAAGIIATSVLFVKDVFGNPTDFSIPVTYVFMIYLLAFLMVSSLPYYSFKKVEGISKRPFNIMVLFVLFIFIIGMYPEVFLFLFFVGYIFSGLLLGLLRYKKKIPMEDSIEEI
- a CDS encoding 2-isopropylmalate synthase, which gives rise to MRKIVVFDTTLRDGEQAPGFSMNIDEKIKMALQLERLGVDVIEAGFPISSPGDFEAVKKVAETVKKPAVAGLCRANKKDIEVGYEALKNAFRPRIHTFIATSDIHMQYKLKKSPEEVLETAIEAVKYARNLCEDVEFSAEDATRTNLDFLCKVVEEVIKAGAKTVNIPDTVGYTVPMEFEKIISTIMNKVPNVDKAAISVHCHNDLGLAVANSLAAIKAGASQVECTINGIGERAGNASLEEVIMAMYVRRDIFNDVENGINTHEIYKTSRLLTSITGVEVQPNKAIIGKNAFAHEAGIHQDGVLKERTTYEIMTPESVGFPSNKLVLGKHSGRHALLKRIQDLGYDIEGVDIEKVYNKFKVLADKKKEVYDEDIEIIIENQTSSAKEAFSLEYINIVSGNTAVPTATVQLMDAKGNISMDASTGDGPVDASFKAIERIAGIQGRLKKYRINAVTAGKDAQGEVVVSVVFEDSGVEVTGRGYSTDVVEASAKAYLNALNRYLNRKNFGKKEVSETI
- a CDS encoding DUF2860 family protein, translating into MTRFLIVLLIFAINNLYAETKIGIGSIFTATKSNFETSGNDYLSKYDKPGSYNNDTIPIGELNISKRYGDSSISGGIGYSGDARGLFISGKKKMENYGDLKAQIFIDPFKKGWKNPYQLNSKREETDIYTYGLNFELNKVMNSNFLIKYNLKYMDVRKDDVNYSILKRDAIFKDFIVGYNIKTKIRGLLFIPEASFNASKAKGESNSYYGYGAGFSSLYFKRNLKLIFKINLNKKYYQDNEPIFGKKRSENSYNLMLICNFDDPLGFEKTYLTLTAGYSEKYSNIGFYEESKIFSGIILGYKF
- a CDS encoding division/cell wall cluster transcriptional repressor MraZ, producing MKILGSFKGKSLHTINETGRVSIPSKFRDILKSKYNEESLILVSLGSHIVAYPVYEWAKLEEAWEKEPPSDPKVKKFIKYLYSTAEDCSIDRQGRILIPNILREKTGLASECVIVGVRNKIEIWPKDKWDAEFEHIDVEDMFNTISEQFPEINL
- the rsmH gene encoding 16S rRNA (cytosine(1402)-N(4))-methyltransferase RsmH, which translates into the protein MHKPVMSKELIEYLKPVKGGVYVDCTGGGGGHAKLVLEKIGESGKLIILDRDQDAIERLKEKFNLPNVMVVNENFSNISSVLSGLGIQAVDGLYADFGTSSFQLNDPQRGFSFLRSGPLDMRMDKNLEIDAYTVVNNYPEETIANILKKYGEEQFAKRIAGKIIQKRAIEKISTTKELADIIFDAVPKKFHKPGVHPATKSFQALRIFVNKELESIESLLKSLEKIIKKSGRVVFISFHSLEDRLVKDMLNYYAKDCICEIKTPICNCGKIKTFKILTKKPVTPSESEINDNKLSRSAKLRAAEKIV